The Anastrepha ludens isolate Willacy chromosome 2, idAnaLude1.1, whole genome shotgun sequence DNA window GATCTGGTTGGTTTTCTATAGGTACCTATTTAAACTTGCTGTTTTTGAACTACCCTgtatacaagaaaaaatttagtaaacaaAAGTTGTGATACCTAACTGGTTTTGGCTCGGAGAACTCAGTTTTGgtacatgatggaaagaataatgagatggcgcctatcgtggtcccgttactttgctctcagcgaatttgacaagtgattttagcaccagtatggccagattaccattttcgtaacttaatttagcatttttttttgttatttagtctcagagttttaattctttcttcatgatatttttttagcctgctctaattaaaatgtaatgtttataattttgtaaaatatacatttaatacattttaataattagttaaataagtcactcagttttatttagctttactcttttttaacatctggtgacattgcccgcgattgcaggtgttgttggtgttcttctgctttagcagtcaaatctctctctcgcaatCTTGCAGTGTTGTCTAGCTTtcgatataaaaacgcactaaaatgcccatttaaagataataaaatcgcaaatttttattgaatcacctaaagaactttgtatgcgtgacaaattgtctttagaatgtgcgtttttttttttgttaagcgagactcttttgttaagggaacgacttatttgctatatttgaggttatataactaaataaggtactctttttgtaaacaTGTCAGTATggcttctttagtattttctggtattttgtggcttatttttacaatgaatacacctcttgatgtccTATgttccactaaggattgaggaccggacgaaacgattacacatctatggttttaatccgcattcagtaaattcaaacgccttttaaaatgtgtaaaaaggttttaaatcttaagaagagttgagagagggacatttaatattcttgcataaccttaaaaggaacaaacaattaaattcacactttcaaaatatcaaattttataagaaccaactaattttgattagcactaaaatcttctcagagcgcccgtttttaaccttcttttgtataataatacagtttgtttttaacttaaatttcggtagctttaaattaaaaaaaaagaaacaaacacgaaacttcaaaattttcgcattttcggtataaaaaagcactaaatttattgcgaagagcaaacgtgacgtcacgcactctctgatgggcgcaatcttctttctatcattcttggttttgGTATTTATGTTTACCTAAAACCTATGCTAGGTGGCGCAGTCgtgcaattattattattattacatttacactttacaaattaatttataaaatatgtttaggAGGCTCGGTTACTGAATCATTTCGCCTCGCAAGCGTGCAGCAGATTGTGTTGTTTTTTCCTTGCTGCAGTCTAGAATTGTAGTTAGATTGCTGCTGTAGTTCGAGATGGAGCAGTTAAGAAGTGTATTACACCACCTGCATTCTCGTGGGGTTACACGGCTGCAGTAGCGCTcagatatgaattttattacacCTACTCTTATTCTAGCTATTGTGATGCACTTTTCGCGTGAGAGATCTTTGTGATAGTTTGATCGTTCGCATCTGAAGTTGCGGGCCCTTAAGAAACAGGTTGACGATTCCCACAAGCTATCTCTTAATGTTCTCAGATACGATCTATGGAAGTTTGTCATGACAGTGGTTAAGCAAGGGCTCTCCGTTACGAGTGCGATGTTAAAAGTTTGTTTCGCAGATTTGTTCGCTAGCTCATTGGTGTTATTTCCATATGACCTGGTTTCCATATTAGTTTAATTTCCTTTTGTCCATTTATTCTTCCCATTAAATATCGGTGCGCTTCAgtgtttatacatatttattagtgaTTTTAGCACACTCAAGCTGTTCGAGAATATGACGGCCCGTTTCTTGATTTTGGCTACATGGGGAACGGCAAAATTATTTGCTGCTAGTGCGGCGTTGAAAATACCAGCTTTTGGTGGAAGGAGAGCTTGATGGATTGTTTGGAAGATTCCGTCCATACGTTGTTCTACAACAACATAAGACGGTGATTCTTCGAGTAAAGAGTATCAGTTTTACAGTTTGTTGTATATGTTAGGAATATTTTGTTGGCAACTTCTTGTGAGGTGTTATTTTTGTGGAAAGTATTCAGTGAGATATCtattgaaatgtttttgtttgttctaaaTGTGTCTGATGGTTTAGGGGGAATTGGCGTATGCGTGTCCAGTAGATATTTAGATATAGCCGCAATGCTGCAGGTGCCTTTATAGTTTTGACTGATCGATTAGTTATGCGCTTCCAAAAGTCATTATGTAGAGGATGCGACACCGTTGGGATTGATTTTGCTGCCAGCTTTGCGGTTCGACTTCGGAGTAGCCAACGAAAGTTGTTGTAGCGCGCTTCGACTCTTACAGCTTCTGTTGGTGTTTCCATTAGTAATTCAGCTGCTGTTCTAAAATAATGATTAAACgctgtatttattttgtttttattattttcagagGTGTATCCGTAGAGACTTATACAGTGGTGTGTTACTCCGAACTGCGGATAGTTTTTTATAAGGACATTTTTCATGGTAGGAAaacactcgcaggtttgccattgcctgctaaggggcgaccgctattagaaacaacttttttttataaatcggtgtttcatgcacggacaaaatcaaatctacgtacttccgaatgatagttacgcaccaacccactcgatCATTCGTATCCGTCTATCATTATTATAGAGCTAGGTACTATAACCTCATACGGAGTGTCcgatattctttttatttttttctccttgttcactcctctcgggagcatagggcctcgacaagacttgtcttgcgttggtttcgttaatctatttgatttctgattaCCTGATTAGCCTGCTGCTATCAGTCCTAAGTGGTGGAAATGCCTACCCGTCGTTGCGTCGGAACAACGTCTTCTTGCtgtttggagcgccatctgtgtttcagatttttctggcagaaggatcgcacagggATAGTTGAGAGCTTCACTaattttggtgtgtctgcgctattaccgcggtcgcccgcttcctcttgctggcgccactgacgcaatgtgtaactgtttgtttttgcttgttttagcagccacaatgcaactaatacgctgactattgtgcggaagtaaggatggaaagcatcagtttttgggtttgaggaatgagatttgtttttgttttagaaacagCGAAAGCaggtaaatttggaaaggtgcgaggaccgtgctttacgagggattcgaacccacaacctctaggatggcaggctagtggacttacgctagactaccgaggccgtcCGATTCATACTACTTTCTAAATAATACTACacgttttcttaattcattTGGCTCCTTAATTTCATTTATGCAGCTCGATTCCATTTTATACGCACGCCCATTCTGCTATTTGAAGGTATTAACCTAAAGCGTATTATTCGTTTTGGACTCTCCTGAGTTGTGACTTATACATTTCTATAACCTccaatatattaaattatttttttattattatttaattggattcctcaaatatttctcaaatatttttatattttttctcattgcaGAAACGCTAGGCAATGATTTGAGCTCATTATGGGAAGAAGAATTGAAGCGCAAGTCCACATCGAAGAGCGGCCCTAGTCTGCTGAGAGTCACAACCCGTGTTTTCGGTTGCCGTTTTGCACTCTTAGGTCTCGTACTACTTGTACTGGAATTGGGTTTAAGGTAAATGAATATACgaacaagcaattttttttactcctGACAATCTGGTCAACTTTCTTATAGAGCATTGCAACCCTTATTTCTGCTGGGACTGATTGCCTACTACTCACAAGGTGGCGACAACATTAACACCGCATATCTGTATGCAGCAGGGGTGATATTCTGCAGTGCtgtaaatgtgttcataatgCATCCATACATGTTGGGCACCATGCACACGGGCATGAAGATACGAGTGGCCATGTGCAGTATGATTTATCGGAAGGCGCTGCGTTTGAGTCGAACGGCCTTGGGCGAGACAACAGCCGGCCAGGTGGTGAATTTGATATCGAACGATGTGGGTCGCTTAGATTTAGCAATGATATTTGTGCACTACCTTTGGATAGGTCCACTGGAAACGATCTTTATCACTTATTTGATGTCTATAGAGGTGAGTTTACAGTGCGATACGAGTATAAATGTATTTGAACACTTAAACTCACTAAACTCTTAAACTTCATCGTTTTGCAAACATAGATTGGTGTTGCGGCGTCTTTCGGTGTCGCCTTCATGCTGCTGTTTATTCCACTTCAAGGTTGGTTGGGCAAGAAGACGTCAGTGTTACGCTTGCGTACCGCTTTGCGCACAGATGAGCGCGTCCGTATGATGAATGAAATTATCTCGGGCATACAGGTGATCAAGATGTACGCGTGGGAGATACCATTCGGCAAGATGGTAGCCTATGCACGCAAAAAGGAAATCAACGCTATACGAAAAGTGTCGTATATACGTGGCGTGCTGTTGTCGTTCATCATGTTTCTGACGCGCGTTTCCGTCTTTCTTAGCTTGGTCGGTTATGTATTGTTGCAAAAGGTGCTGACGCCCGAGAAGGCTTTCGTCATCACGGCATATTATAACATTTTGCGTAGCACCATGACGGTCTTCTTTCCACAAGGTATTGTAGAGATACTTAAGGACTTAATcacatttcatatttattttccacttCTGTAGGTATTTCGCAAGTGGCCGAGGCTATAGTATCCATTAAGCGTATACAAAAGTTTATGCTGTATGAAGAGACTGACATTGTCGACAAGTCCTCTGATAATCCTAACTATCCTGGCAGTAATCAATCCACTGTGCTTAAGGACGATGAAAAGGCGCTGAATGGTAATGAGATTGAAAAGGCATTTGCCTCTAATGGACATGCCACATTGTCGGAGGCCGGTATTATATTGAGCAACGTGAAGGCCAAATGGGATCGCAACGCGGCCGAATATACCTTGGACAATGTGAATTTGCGTGTCCAGCCAGGCACACTGGTTGCCATCATTGGACCGGTGGGTTCGGGCAAATCGAGGTTAGCTGAACTTCCATTAAATACGTTGAATTAATCTGATTAAATGTTCACTTCTTAGTGTAGTACAAAGCATTCTCGGCGAATTGCGCCCCGAGTCGGGCACCATTGAAGTGAACGGCACTTTCTCCTATGCCTCGCAAGAACCTTGGCTCTTCACCGGCACCGTACGTCAGAATATACTCTTCGGCCAACCGATGAATCGCCGCCGCTATCAGCAAGTGGTGAAAAAGTGCGCGCTGGAACGTGACTTTGAACTACTGCCATATGGTGACAAGACTATAGTGGGCGAGCGTGGCGCATCGCTTTCGGGTGGTCAGAAGGCGCGTATAAGTTTGGCGCGTGCTGTCTATCGCCAGACCTCAATATACCTCCTTGACGACCCATTGAGTGCAGTGGACACGCATGTGGGCCGCCACCTCTTCGATCAGTGCATGCGTGGTTTTCTCAGAGATCACATCGTCGTGCTGGTCACACATCAGCTACAATTCCTGCAGCAGGCTGATCAAATTGTGATCATGGATAGGGGGAGAGTGAGTGCGGTAGGCACATATGATTATTTGCGTGAGTCTGGTTTAGATTTCGCAAAAATGTTAGCGGACCCCGAGAAGGAGGAGGCGCTGGAGGAAAAAGCGCGCTCGCGCTCTAGCAGCAGAGTGTATAGCAATCGTAGGAATAGCGAGGCATCTTTGAATTCCGTAACAGACTCATATATCGAAGATACGCCCATACACCAGCAGGAAACACAAGAGCAGGGTAAAATCGGTTTGGATCTGTATCAGAAATATTTTAGAGCCGGTGGTGGCTTCTTCACTTTCTTTGTTATGCTATTCTTCTGCGTATTGGCGCAGGTACTAGCTTCGGGAGGCGATTGGTTCTTATCATACTGGTGAGTGTTGGAGGCGCCTACTTTACTGCTGTGCGAAGAACCGTTCtatgtttaaattatttaaattatttaaattacagGGTCGCCAAAAAgggacgaaatgaagtggaaAATGTCAATGCTACCATCCCTTACGCTAGTTTCAATGACACCACTACATTACCACCGGCACCTGCCGTCACGGAGGGGTCAACATTTGCCACAATGATTCGCGATGCCGGTTGGGACGTGGACGCCGACACTCTGGACATTTATATTTTCACCGTTATCACAATAGCCACTATCGTCATTACGCTTGCGCGTAGTTTTCTCTTCTTCAATGTTGCTATGAAGGCTTCCATTAATTTGCACAATGCCATGTTCCGTGGCATAACGCGCGCTGCCATGTACTTTTTCAACATAAACCCTTCTGGGCGCATATTGAATCGCTTCTCCAAAGATATGGGTCAAGTGGATGAGATACTGCCATCGGTTATGATGGACGTCATACAGATATTCCTTTCACTTTTCGGTATCGTGATTGTGATTGGCATAGTGAATCCACTCTTTCTTTTACCAACGGCCTTATTGGCGGTACTATTTTACTATTTGAGATCGTTCTACTTGAAGACTTCGCGCGACGTCAAGCGTCTGGAGGCAATAAGTAAGTTGAGTGATTTAgcagtatgaaaaaaaaaaacaaatggaaaaaacaTCATTAAGGCATCGACTAATATTAACtgtcataaaaatttgtattttatttaccaTAGCTCGCTCGCCAATCTACTCGCATATGGCTGCCTCGCTCGCCGGCTTGCCGACGATACGCGCGTTTGGCGCCCAGCGGGTGCTCATCTGGGAATTTGATAACTACCAGGACATGCATAGCTccgcattttatttattcatttccaCATCACGCGCCTTCGGTTATTGGCTGGATTGCTGTTGCATTGCCTACATAGCCATTATAACCTTGAGTTTCTTCCTCTTCCCGCCGGAGAATGGTGGCGATGTCGGCTTGGCCATTACACAGGCCATGGGCATGACGGGCATGGTGCAGTGGGGTATGCGTCAATCAGCTGAGCTGGAGAATACCATGACGGCAGTAGAACGCATAGTGGAATACGAAGATATCGAACCGGAGGGTGAATTGGAATCGCCAGCTGATAAGAAACCACCAAAAACATGGCCGGAGGAGGGTAAAATCGTTTTCGATCAATTGAGTTTACGCTACC harbors:
- the LOC128867611 gene encoding probable multidrug resistance-associated protein lethal(2)03659, producing MQSVKTNDLPENPRERANVISALCFWYTLPIFFKGRKKTLDTKDLYKALTVHKSETLGNDLSSLWEEELKRKSTSKSGPSLLRVTTRVFGCRFALLGLVLLVLELGLRALQPLFLLGLIAYYSQGGDNINTAYLYAAGVIFCSAVNVFIMHPYMLGTMHTGMKIRVAMCSMIYRKALRLSRTALGETTAGQVVNLISNDVGRLDLAMIFVHYLWIGPLETIFITYLMSIEIGVAASFGVAFMLLFIPLQGWLGKKTSVLRLRTALRTDERVRMMNEIISGIQVIKMYAWEIPFGKMVAYARKKEINAIRKVSYIRGVLLSFIMFLTRVSVFLSLVGYVLLQKVLTPEKAFVITAYYNILRSTMTVFFPQGISQVAEAIVSIKRIQKFMLYEETDIVDKSSDNPNYPGSNQSTVLKDDEKALNGNEIEKAFASNGHATLSEAGIILSNVKAKWDRNAAEYTLDNVNLRVQPGTLVAIIGPVGSGKSSVVQSILGELRPESGTIEVNGTFSYASQEPWLFTGTVRQNILFGQPMNRRRYQQVVKKCALERDFELLPYGDKTIVGERGASLSGGQKARISLARAVYRQTSIYLLDDPLSAVDTHVGRHLFDQCMRGFLRDHIVVLVTHQLQFLQQADQIVIMDRGRVSAVGTYDYLRESGLDFAKMLADPEKEEALEEKARSRSSSRVYSNRRNSEASLNSVTDSYIEDTPIHQQETQEQGKIGLDLYQKYFRAGGGFFTFFVMLFFCVLAQVLASGGDWFLSYWVAKKGRNEVENVNATIPYASFNDTTTLPPAPAVTEGSTFATMIRDAGWDVDADTLDIYIFTVITIATIVITLARSFLFFNVAMKASINLHNAMFRGITRAAMYFFNINPSGRILNRFSKDMGQVDEILPSVMMDVIQIFLSLFGIVIVIGIVNPLFLLPTALLAVLFYYLRSFYLKTSRDVKRLEAITRSPIYSHMAASLAGLPTIRAFGAQRVLIWEFDNYQDMHSSAFYLFISTSRAFGYWLDCCCIAYIAIITLSFFLFPPENGGDVGLAITQAMGMTGMVQWGMRQSAELENTMTAVERIVEYEDIEPEGELESPADKKPPKTWPEEGKIVFDQLSLRYLPDPKAEYVLKSLNFVIKPCEKVGIVGRTGAGKSSLINALFRLSFNDGSIIIDSRDTKDMGLHDLRSKVSIIPQEPVLFSGTMRYNLDPFDEYSDAKLWEALQEVKLKHVVAELPSGLQSKISEGGANFSVGQRQLVCLARAILRENRILVLDEATANVDPQTDALIQMTIRNKFKNCTVLTIAHRLNTVMDSDKVLVMDAGQVVEFGSPHELLTQSEVKIFHGMVQQTGKSTAENLTRIAEKAHEQNLRPKME